The following nucleotide sequence is from Corylus avellana chromosome ca7, CavTom2PMs-1.0.
CTTCTTGTACTGCTACGAGATGGTAGAAAGCTCATGGGGATACTTCGTTCTTTTGATCAATTTGGTATGAAATGTTTCTTCTCTCATTGTTCAGGTTTCAcatgctatatttttttttaattgactgaaaatgtagcatttctcatattgCAGCCAATGCTGTTCTTGAGGAAGCATGTGAGAGAGTTATTGTTGGTGATCTTTACTGTGACATCCCTTTGGGCCTATATATAATCCGTGGAGAGAATGTTGTTCTAATTGGAGAGCTGGTATGACAGGTTTATAGTTCCTTTCATATTGTAGATATCTCAATTGTAGTAAACACCCTTGTGTTTTCTTAAGATCTGCACTCGATTTTTTAGGACTTGGAGAGGGAGGAACTTCCTCCACATATGACTCGTGTTTCAGACGCAGAAATTAAACGGGTAATTATTTTGATCTTGATATTGTTCTAGTACATGAATTCTGgtttaaaagaaaaacctattgaaagataatattaaaaatactaCTGCAGACTTTGAGATACATCATCATGGCTCTATTTGTGGTTCATCAAGTATCCTCACTTGCATAGTTTCCttttatacattatttttgGCACTatacatattttcttttctattaatTCCTTAGGGACAGAGTTAATAATGATATGGTGTGTGGTAAATTCTTTTGCCAGTTAATGATAATGTGGGCCCTAATAGAGAGATTAAAGTAGTAAGTCTTATTCCTGTTTTTATCTTGGgaatttatttaaacaaatttcATTCAAGAGATTTAAGATTAGAGAAATTCAAGAGggtaagaagaagaaaggaagagaaaCTCAgtgttaataataatatatcatccTTTAAAGTTAAATATTATAGAAATTAGTTCATTTCAGCttatattaaaggaaaaatagcAAAATTAATCCATGTGGTTTTATTGAGTTGCAAATAGctccctaaagtttaaaaaatgattgaaaactCTCTGGGGTAAGCAAAAAACACAAATAGGTCGATGGATGTGTTTTCCGTTAGCAAATTGGACAGAATCCGTTAATGTGTCATGTTAGCACCAATAATCTTTAGAAtataaaaacaagaagaaatttAAGGAG
It contains:
- the LOC132188732 gene encoding sm-like protein LSM1B; translated protein: MSWAGPEDVYLSTSLASYLDRKLLVLLRDGRKLMGILRSFDQFANAVLEEACERVIVGDLYCDIPLGLYIIRGENVVLIGELDLEREELPPHMTRVSDAEIKRAQKAEREATDLKGTMRKRMEFLDLD